Genomic segment of Dasypus novemcinctus isolate mDasNov1 chromosome 4, mDasNov1.1.hap2, whole genome shotgun sequence:
GCTCCAGCGCCTGTCACACTGCTCTGTCCTTTTCTGGGGGAGCCCCTGGGGTGAGGGACACCGAGCAGCCTTGTCCAGAGGGCCACACGAAGCTGGGGTGTGCCACGATACTGGCTGTGAAGCCCATCGGGTGACACTGCCCAGCACTGCCCTGGTGCAAGCACTGAGAGGAGGAAGTGCACTCCAGAGAGCTCCATGTGCAGGGGGGGCCCGGGGAGGGGGTGCCAGGTGCAGAAGGAGCCCGAGGAGGGGATGCCAGGTACAGAAGGAGCCCAGGGGTGCCAGGCACAGGAGGAGCCCAGGGAGGGGGGTGCCAGGTGCAGGAGGAGCCCGGGGGGTGCCAGGTGCTCAGAAGGAGCCCGGGGGTGCCAGGTACGCCCTGCCCGTTGGCTCCCACAGGCCCTGGCAGCCAGGGTGCACCACTGAGGAGAGGGTGAAAGGTGTAGAGGCCCGGCAGGCCCTGCCTCTGCGGGCAGTCTGTGTGGAGGTGCGGGTGTGGGGGCGGCGTGTCGTGGCTGGGGAGGGCCGGCCACAGGGCGCGCCCCcgtccagagccatctgctggtCAGACAGCGAGGGCAGTGCTGAGTTTTCTTTCAATGTCGAGACCTGGGGCAACTCTGTTTTCACCGGCTTCTTGCACAGCTTCCCTGAGGCCTCCGGTCCTAAGTGACAGCCTCCGACTGGTCTATTTGGACAGCGCCGTTTTCAGGGGCTTGTGAGGGTCGGTGGCCCCCGCCTGGGGGAGGAGGGCACCCAGAGGTGCAGGCGCCCCGCGAGTCCTGCCCCGCTCACTGCGCCGGGGCACTGGGCGGCTTGTACGGCGTCCGCAGGTTGTCCCTCACCGCGAGGCCCTcactctttctctgttttttcctaCAGGAAGTTGGAAGCATCATTGGGAAGGTAATTGCCGAATGAAGGCCCCGCTCCACCAGGCCCCCCACGGGCAACGGGACGGGCCCTGCTCGGGCGTGGGTGCACGGTGGCCTCTATCAGGGCGCGGAGCCTCTCTCAGCGCGCCTTCCCTGGGGACCCCCACCCTGCAGCCCCTGCACGCTCCATCCTGCACACACGCCCCAGGCTCACACCGTCCTGCACACACACCCCTGCACACACGCCTCAGCTCACACGCCCCTGCATGCTCCATCCTGCACACACGCCCCAGGCTCACACCGTCCTGCACACACACCCCTGCACACACGCCTCAGCTCACATGCCCCTGCATGCTCCATCCTGCACACACACCCCTGCTCACTCTGTCCCGCATACGCCCCTGCACATACGCTCCTGCACACACTGTCCTGCACATACACTGCTGCACACACACCCCAGCTCACATGCCCCTGCACACGCCTCCCTGCACACAGCCCTGTACACGCCGCCTCTCCACACACACCTCTACAATGCTGCCCTGCACACACCCCCTGCACACACACCACTGCATACTCATACCCCTACACACACACCACCCTGTACATGCCTCCCTGCATACACACCCCTGCACATGCCGCCCCTGCACATGCTGCCCTGCACATGCCACCCCCTGCACACACGCCCCGCACACGCCACTCTGCACACCTCCCCTCCTGCACCGCTGCTCGGCCCCCATGCCGCAGCCCTGAGGCTTTCCAGAGAACACCCCGAGCCTTGTGAGACGTGGGGTGGCGCCCTGGTGCAGCCCTGGGCAGGGCCTGCATGAGCTCGGGGGCCCTGAGAATGACTGGCTTGCATTCCCGGGGGCTCCGGGCTCTTTCGTCCACGGTCTCCGCCTCTGGCCAGGGCGCTGCAGCGAACCCTTCTGGCTACAGGAGGCTGGCCCCTCACCTCGCAGGGCTGGGGAGGCAAGGGTGAGtcgagcaccaccggccaggccCTAGGCTGCCGCTGCTGGCAATCTCACTCCAGGACAGCTGGCTTGCCTGCGCGGGatgcccccagccctggcagtGCCCCCAGCACCTCGCACTGGCTGCCAACCTCTGTGCACCTTCGGAAGGGACATAAGTGACCTTCTTTCCTTTGGTGTCTAAATCTTTATTTCAGAAAGGAGAGACGGTGAAAAAGATGCGGGAAGAGGTGAGTGTGCTGGCCCTCCACGGCATCCTCTTCTGGGTGAGGATGGCAGGGCCCCGGGGCCTGGGCGACCGGGACCTGCCAAGCCCCCACCTTGCCACGGCAGTGCTGCGGTGCCCCCGGCAGGAGGGCGCCCTCCTGCACGCACCCTTCACCAGGCGGCCCGCGGGGCGGGGGCAGGCGCAGCCAGCGGCTCTGACGGCGCCGAGTAACAGCTTGTCATCGAGGGGATTGCTGAAGAGAGCATGTGGTTAGTGTTGGAAGGGCCGCCGGGCCAGCGCCAGGAGCGCGTGTGTGAGTTGTAGTGAATAAGCCCAGAGAGACCGAGCTCCTTCCTGGGCCACGACATCCCGGGCATGGTCTGCCCTGGTTGCGGGACTTGCTCACCGCCCTCCTCTAGAGCGGCGCGAGGATCAACATCTCAGAAGGAAACTGCCCGGAAAGAATTGTGACCATCACCGGCCCGACAGACGCCATCTTCAAGGCCTTCGCCATGATCGCGTACAAGTTTGAGGAGGTAAGACGTGGTGGCCCCTGAGGCTGGGCTATGTGGGGGATACAGGCAGCCGGGGGTGCGGGCGGCGGGGGGTGCGGGCGGCGGGGCGCAGGTGGCGGGGGATGAAGGCATCCAGGGGTGCAGGCGGCCAGGGGTGCAGGCAGCGGAGAATGTGGGCGGCGGGGGGTGCAGGCGGCGGGGGTGCGGGTGGCCGGGGGTGCGGGCAGCCGGGGGTGCGGGCGGCAGGGGCTGGGCCAGGGGTGCGGGCTGCGGGGGATGCAGGCGGCCGTGGGTGCAGGCGGCAGGGGGCGCAGGCATCAGGGGGTGCAGGCGGTGGGGGATGAAGGCAGCCCGGGGTGCAGGCAGCTGGAGGTGCATCCAGGGGTGCAAGCAGCCAGGGGTGCAGGTGGCCGGGGGTGCAGCCAGGGGTGCAGGCGGCTGGGGGTGCATGTGGCCGGGGGTGCAGCTTGCCGGGTGCTCTCCCTGCTCAGGACATCGTCAGCTCCATGAGCAACAGCCCTGCCACCAGCAAGCCCCCAGTGACGCTGCGGCTCGTGGTCCCGGCCAGCCAGTGCGGCTCGCTCATTGGCAAAGGTGGCTCCAAGATCAAGGAGATCCGGGAGGTACGAGCCCCCAAGCCCCAAGCGCCGGCCACACCCACTTGGGGACAGTGGGCCCAGCTGCACTGACCCCACAGCACTGGGGGGTGCCCTGCAGTGTGCACAGACCCGCACCCGGCGCCCCGGGCCTGGCAGGAGGGGCACATGCCAGGCACTCATCCGACACGGGGCTGCGCCCTGGGCAAGGGGCTGCACCCTGCCCTGCGGAGCGTGTGCTGGGCGAGCAGGGCAGGGTCGGGTGGGCTGTGTGAGCTGCCCCCAGCTCCACTGCCCCGTGATGGTGAGCCCCTCGGGGCTGTCCAGTTTCGATTTCTGGGGCACCGTGTGGCTCCCCATCGCCAGCCGGCTGTGGTTTGCAGGGCTGTGGGTGTTACGGCCGCATGTGCAGCCGACCCCAAGAGAGCCCCGACTGCGAGGACGCAGCCCTCCTGGAGGTCGTGCCTGAGGGCCGGCGCGGCACAGTCTCCCGTGAGAGCCCCGTGGCCTCGAACCCCCCCGGCTCAGGAGGCAGGGCCTGGGCGAGACAACGCCAGCACCTGGGGAGTAGCTAGGGCCCCGCGAGCAGCCGCTCCGTGCAGGGCAGGGCGGCGCCAAGACCAGACGAGACCACAGGAGCCTGGGCAGGGAGGGATGGCCGCCAGGGCACGGGGGCACGTGGGAGAGGCGACGCTGGACACTGTGGGACGTGAGGACGGGCCTGGGCCGCCCTGAGCACCTGCTGACGCTCGCCATGGCCCCACCCACTGCACACCCCTCACGCCTTCCGACGCTCTGCTTCCCAGTCCACAGGTGCGCAGGTCCAGGTGGCAGGGGACATGCTGCCCAACTCCACCGAGCGGGCGGTGACCATCTCCGGGACCCCTGACGCCATCATCCAGTGCGTCAAGCAGATCTGTGTGGTGATGCTGGAGGTACTGTCTGTCCCTGCACGGCCCTGCCCGCTGCCGTGGGGTCGCCGTGCCGGCCCTGCCCGTCACCAAGGGGTCGCGGCCTGCACAGGTGTGGCTTCCTGTGTCCTCAGCCACGGCCACAACTCCTCGGACACCTGCGAGTTCCCCGGCCCCACGGAGCAGGCGGGGCAGTCCTGAGCGTGGCCCCGGGGTGGCCGCCGTGGGGCGGGAGCTGATGGCCGCAGCACCTCGGCCGGGAGCTGGGAGGACGTGCACGGCGAGCGTTGCCGCGGGAGAGCTTAGGAGGGGGCCGGCAGCCCAGGGGGTTGGGGGAGCCTGAGGGACGCAGGCCCTGGGGGGAGGCGGGCGGGCCGAAGGGGCGGCGCAGGCCGTGCTGCCCAGGAGGgcagggcgggggcggcgggggcgtgCGGGCTGCCCGGGCAGGAAGCAGGGGCGAGAGTCAAGAGTGAGGCGGGAGGAGGGCGCCCGGCTGCCCCCAAAGCAGCCTCTCTCGAAGTTCTGGAGAAAAGCTCTGaaatttaaattgaaaatttaaTTAAGTTGAAGTAATTTAAGTTGACTTTAAAAACGAAGTAAACTCCCAAAGCTGTGAGTTGCCTGTCTCTCTTCCTGAGTTAAAAATCAAGGAATCCAGGAATCCCGCCTTAAGCCTAGGCTCTGGCAGCTCTGCCAGCGGCTGCCCCCGAAGCCCCGGGAGCGCAGGCCTCCGCCGCGCAGCCACGTGCGCCCGCACCGCCCCGGGAGCGCAGGCCTCTGCCACGCAGCCACATGCGCCCGCACTGCCCGGGCCTGCTGCCCACGATTCCCCGCAGGAAGTGCACCTCCATGGGTGGACTCcagagccttttctttttttatgcttGTCTAGGTGTTAAAACCCCACATTTAActcttaaaaatatgtttttgtttagtttttgttcTCCTGGAGTATAATATTTTGTGAagtcaaaaataatttttctaaatattctcATTCTGAAAGCGTCCCTGCGAACCGCTGAGTGACGGTTCCCCGCTGTCCCCTCCGTGCTGCTGCCAGGCCTCCTGGCTCGCACCCCCGGGGAGGTGGCCACCCAGAGGTGCTTACAGCCGAGAACGGGATTTGGTTTTACCAGACTTCCCAGAATTTTCCCAGAATCTGTCATTTCCAGAATTTCAGAGTAGCCCTGATGGCCGTCCTCACCGTGCCTCTCCACGTTCAGTCACAGTCTgtgagctttttaaaaacaactcctttatatttactttaaaaagtgaGGGTGGAGGCACCACGCTTTCCTAGGTGGGGCCCTCAGAGGGCCCCTGGGTGTGCAGGCCTGTGCTGGGGAGAGCGCAGGGTCAGCAGGGGACGCGAGCCAGCGGGGCCAGGCGCCCACACGCCTGCCTGAGCTGGGGGCGTCCTCGAGTCCTGACACGGGGCAGTGGTCGCGGTGGGCATCGCACCCCAGCAGAGGGTGCTCGCAGCACGTGGAGAATAGGGTGGTCGCGGGGCGGTGACGGGACTgtggtgggggtggaggcaggggcAGTGAGGGGGCGGTGACAGGGAActtggtgggggtggtgggggtgacgggacagtgagggggtggggatggaggcgGGGATGGGGACAGTGAGGGGGCAGTGATGGAGGCGGGGATGGGGACAGTGAGGGGACGGTGACAGGGGCGGTGACAGGGTGGCCATGGGATCGGGAAAGTTGGGATGGTGACAAGGTGACGGGGAGGTGGTGTGGGCGGTGTCGGGGCGGCCGCGGCATGGTGTGCCTCGTGGCTCGTCTGGGCGCCGGGGCTGTGGGCAGCAGCTGGTCTCTCTGGAGCATCCAGGACTCAACATCTGCCTCGACGCCGCTAGGAGGCCCTCGCCAGGAGCTGCCACTGCAGGGCCGGCGGGTGGCCCATGAGGCGGGTGGGCAGGAGGCGGCCCCTGCGCCTGCTCTAACGCgctctctccctctcctgtcCCTTCTCCTAGTCCCCACCGAAAGGTGCCACCATCCCCTACCGCCCAAAGCCCGCCTCCACCCCTGTCATTTTTGCAGGTGGTCAGGTAAGAGCCGACCCGCTCGCGGCCTCCACTGCCAACCTCAGCCTTTTACTGCAGCACCCGCCGCTGCCTGTTAGTGCTCTCAGGTTTTCTTGCCCCCTGCATGCCTCCCTCGCCCTGCACCGGACGCAGAGCTCTTCGCGGTCCCCACTGGGGTGGGGGCGACCAGGGGTGTGGACCCGCGTGGCTGGCAGCGGGCCAGGACCCCAGCACAGGCTGGCGCTGCCCCAGGGCACGGCGCTCAGCGCGCAGGCGTCGAGCCTGGCCAGCCCTCTCCACGCCAGGCCCCCGCTCAGCAGGGCTGCTCCTGGGTCTGCCCGGCTGCAGCGTCTTGCTGGCACTGCCCCAGATCCAGCGCTAGGATCGTGGCTGTCGGTGCCAGGGAGGTCAAGGGCACGCCAGGCTTTTCTGACTCACGTGTGAGCAAATGTACCCCGGGGTACGTCTCCTCAGTTTCCCACCAGCGCGTCCCTCCCAGGAGCACAGGCGTGAAGGGGGTGCCAGGacgctcgggggggggggggcggggcacgCTCTCACCCCTGCCCGTGACCCCACAGCCCCAAGCAGGCAGGGGGACACCAGCGGGGGCAGCCCAGGCTCTCACACCTGCCTGCTGCGTCCTGGCACCACTGACTGCCTTCCCTCCTGCCCAGACGCGGCCTGGGACGGGCAAGAGTTGCAGAAGAATGTGTGCCCCCAACTGGCCTAGAAAGGCCTGCGATAAGGCGAGGGGGGATCACAGCACCCCTTCAGCCTGGCACGAGGGCAGCCCCTGCA
This window contains:
- the PCBP3 gene encoding poly(rC)-binding protein 3 isoform X5 produces the protein MESKVSEGGLNVTLTIRLLMHGKEVGSIIGKKGETVKKMREESGARINISEGNCPERIVTITGPTDAIFKAFAMIAYKFEEDIVSSMSNSPATSKPPVTLRLVVPASQCGSLIGKGGSKIKEIRESTGAQVQVAGDMLPNSTERAVTISGTPDAIIQCVKQICVVMLESPPKGATIPYRPKPASTPVIFAGGQVRADPLAASTANLSLLLQHPPLPAYTIQGQYAIPHPDQLTKLHQLAMQQTPFPPLGQTNPAFPGEKLPLHSSEEAQNLMGQASGLDAGAPASTHALTIPNDLIGCIIGRQGTKINEIRQMSGAQIKIANATEGSSERQITITGSPANISLAQYLINARLTSEVTGMGAL
- the PCBP3 gene encoding poly(rC)-binding protein 3 isoform X6, translating into MGEGDPTWAPPVLPHGLLRTVSQHPPLHFGRKMESKVSEGGLNVTLTIRLLMHGKEVGSIIGKKGETVKKMREESGARINISEGNCPERIVTITGPTDAIFKAFAMIAYKFEEDIVSSMSNSPATSKPPVTLRLVVPASQCGSLIGKGGSKIKEIRESTGAQVQVAGDMLPNSTERAVTISGTPDAIIQCVKQICVVMLESPPKGATIPYRPKPASTPVIFAGGQVRADPLAASTANLSLLLQHPPLPAYTIQGQYAIPHPDQLTKLHQLAMQQTPFPPLGQTNPAFPGEKLPLHSSEEAQNLMGQASGLDAGAPASTHALTIPNDVV